The DNA sequence ACAAATGAATAAAAGTAATTTAATTTTGAAGTGGATGAATTTGTATAACAAGTAAGAGACTTTCATTTATATATCATTTCACCCGCAAGAGATCATAGACAAAACTAAAAGCAACCAGAATTAGAGCGAACTCTGCGATTATGGAATGGCAATTGGTTGTATGGTAGGAAACAGTGTGTGGAATTAATTCTAATTGGAGCCTCCATTTTGTACCATAAAAATCAGCAATGTGAATGAACGAATAGAgaatccaagtttgcagatgacactatttAAAAAGCACAGTAAATTGTGTCCATGCGAGCAAGAGGCTTCAAAGGGACATGGACATGGACAGCTTAAGTTCGAAGCAAATCCGTAGCTGTGAGGACATCCACTTTGGGTCCAAAATTAGACCAAATTTGAATATTTTTTTAACCAGGGACTATGGACTATCGAAGGGAATTGTGGTTGTCTTGTGCACAAATAATTAAAGATTAATGCACAGGTATGGAAGTAATTAAGAGATTAATGGAATGATCTTTCTTTCAAGAGGGCCAAAATGGGGAGAGTTACTCTGTATTTATACAGAGGGTTGGGCAGATCCCATCAGGAAtactgagcaggttgggcctattatattcattggagtttagattgGATTTGAAACATATGGGACTTgatagagtagatgctgagaggatgtttcctctcatggggGAATCCAGAACGAGGGGGCACAGTTTTTAAAAAGTTCCcagtttaagatggagatgaggaggatttttattTTTTCTGAGGGTCGCTAGTCTTTGTGATTAACGTTCCCAGCAGGCAGTGGAGGCAAGGTCATTGAGTCTATTTGATGCCGTTAGAAAGATTTTTGATTGGCAAAGGAGACGAGAGTTATGGTGGATAAGCAGGGagatggagttaaggccacaatcagatcatccaTGGTCTTATCAAATAACAGAGCTGGGCTGATTGACCTACACCTGCTTCTTTTTCTTGTGAGCAAACGGTAGTGTAGCAATAATATCACTGGATCAATAATCCAGTGGTCCAGGCTCTGGGGACATGGATTTgaaccccaccatggcagctgtgGAGTTTAAATTGAATTaagaaatctggaatataaagttagtaTCAACAATGGTGACCTGTTCGCTAGTGTCctttggacagcacggtagaacagtggttagcattgttgtttcacagtgccatgtacctgggtttgattcctggcttgggtcactgtctgtgcggactctgcacgttaaccccttgtctgcgtgggtttcctccaggtgctccggtttccacccacaagtcccaaacacGTGCTTGGgtttggtgatttggacattctgaattctccctctgtgtacccgaacaggtgccgtagtgtgtcgACGCCGtagtgtgtcgactaggggattttcacaataacttcattgcagtattaatgtaaacctacttgtgacactaataaagataataataattattattgaaGGAGATctgcccttatctggtctggcccacatgtttctccagatccacaacaatgtgtttGAATCTTAACTGCCCTGTGAATTGGCTGACAAAGCCACTCAATTCAAAGGCAATTGGGGTTGGAAAGCAAATGTtaaccttgccagtgatgcctacatcccatgaaagaataaagaaataaacTTGGAATTTGTAttccatttataaaaaaaaaaaaaaaaaaaaaatctggaagtaAAATTCACTACCACTGAACTAATTTGACAATTGAAAGACTCTTCCTGACCATTTTGTGCAACAACTTCCCAAATATTTGACATGCATTGAATAAAATGTGTTTATTTTAGGTGACCAAGGTGGTGAAGGCTGGTGAAATTGATGCTGGAACCCGTCGACGGATATTTGATGCAATTGGATTCTCTTTCCCAAACCGACTGCTTGTTACCAAAGAGTCACCACACGGTTGCCCCAGCCAAATTTTCCGAGCTCTCGGCATGACTCTTCTTGCATGTTTTTCCACAAATCCAGAATTGGTTACTCACCCACAAATCCTCAACAAAATTCCCATTTTTAATGAAATTATTAGTTCAGAAATGGACACTGGAGCAGATGTTGCCACCTTCACATCGATGATTGATGACTGTTACCAATGTCTCCATGCAATTTCTGCCCATCCTCAGGGTCAAAGACATCTAGTAACTCAAGGAACAGTGTCTGCATTATGTCAGGCTTATCTAAACCAAAGTCATGGCCATGAGCAGGCATTGTGTCTTCTTGTCAGTCTCCTGATCGCAATGGAAAACAAGTGTTGGAAAACTTGCAAGCTCGACCTTTTGAAGGTACTGATCAAGCTCAGTGAACAGTTTGCTACAGAAGAAGATAACCGGAAATTTAAGCTGTGCAATGTATTGCAGCATTTTCTGCCTGCTGTACCTATCCTAACTGAGGACCCATCTCTCACTGCATGCTTGAAAAACTTTCACACTGGTCTTTTCAGCATACTCAGCAGTAAACTGAGTATCTCACAACGGGACCCAGCTCTGAAACTTGCTGGCTTATTATTGACTGTTTATGGTTCAGACTGGATCCTGGCAGAAAATACTGAAACAAGGAGTAAATTCCTGGCACTGATGGTGAATTTAGCCTGTGTGGAAGTTCGGATTTGTTTGGAGGACCCAGACCTGGATGCAGCTAATTCTAAACCAGATGTCATCACAGCATGTTACAGTATCATTGAATTTGGGATGATGGTTTGTGTGCTTGGGGATAAAGTCTGTCTCACGGAAGCTGAAAGTAACCAATTAGTACAGATAATGGTGGAAGCTTTTGGAGCAGTCATTGGCTATTTTAAGCAGGTGAAGTGTGGAAATGTGATTATTAATGCACTGCATATTTGTATTATAACCACACTTTTGTGTCAAAATGTACAGATTATTTTGCTTTGgttttgaatccccccccccccccccccccccattcagacATTCACTATAATGCTGCAGGTTCCATTATCTGGCTCATTTAATATTGTTCACAAATGGGAAGCCTGGGATGGTCGGTTGGATGAATATAATCATATTTATGTAAGAATAACATATCGTTCGGAGGTCTCTGTATATTTGATTTGTGTAGTGCAGGCCCTTAACCATTTCACTACAGCATTTCCCACTTGTTTAATATTTTTTGTTGTCACTAGTGGGTGTGGACTTGAAAGAGTGCATATCTCACTTCTGAAAGTATATTTTGTATCATGACAATTCTCTTATCATGAAAATTCTAACTGCTGTTATTTGAAGTTCTAAGAAATAATATACAAGCTGTCACACACTGCAGTTGTTTTCACAACAGATAATAAATTCTTGATCTCGGCCagtttggggtggggtgagggagttgcaCTATTGTATTTAATAAATTCTTGAGGGTCCAAAATTAGTGGTGTTTCGTCCTGCATTAGTCTATACTTTTTCTGAGAAACACCTGGTACCATTTCAACTATTCAGCCCTAGTGGTGCAGACCACACTTGCTTCTTGCAGTCTTATGGTGTGGGAAGCTTTGTTTCATAATCTCTTGCAGCGAGTGCAGTGACAATTTGCCTAATCCCACTGGTCTTTTCGATGTGAAATTATTTCACCTAGTTTAAAAAGCAAATTTAGCTGTTTTAGTTGTCTCAGTTTACATTTGTTTACTCCTTCCTTAACTGTAGGTTACAGAGGAACAGCTGTGGAGCCCATTCCTATTTGCCTCAGTCCGAATCCTGGGTGCGTGGATGGCTGAAGAGACTTATGCGCTCAGACAGGAAATCTGTGATGTACTGCCTTTTCTGATTCGTTATGCTCAGATGCTGTTTGAATGTCCAATAAAATCCGATGACCTAGACAATCAAGTGAAAGGTTTATCGCTGGCTGACAGCTCCGAGGCAACTACCTGGCCTAAAGACGCCTTGAGGTAAGAATGAAAATATGATGCAGCATTAAGTACAATCTATTTATTGATCACTAATATTGTGCATTTTTACCTTGACCTCTCAACCTGATGGGCCATAGCTTGACTTGGGTTGGTGTTCTGTTCCTATTGTTCAGTGGCCAAATAAACTCTCAAATTActtggggaatggagtggcgatgccggtgttggactggggtgggcacagtaagaagtcttacaacaccaggttaaagtccaaatttgagtctcacctgatgaaggtgctgcgctctgaaagctagtgattcgaaacaaacctgttggactttaatctggtgttgtaagacttggggaatggaagggtggggggggggggaaatgtgtgatTATTTGCTGCAAAGGATAATTACAGTTACACTTTGCTAAACCGATCTCACAGACAAAATTGTAAATTATCATGTTGAATCAGTGAACATACCTCCTCGGTGTTTTCTATTCCAAACCTAATTTCTTCAGACTTTCTGGCAGAGCTGAACTTTTGAATGTGTGATCTCATAGTCATTGCTAAATTTGGAATCCAATCTCCGGAATGATCTCCTTTTGGGCATTGATTCTTTGTATATTTTGTATCATGTTCATGTGAGATCTTTAGCTGGCAGATTAACCAAGTTTGAAACTAAGTGATGAAACAGAGTAGTATAACTGTATCCTTTAAACATTGGAGATCACTCACTCATTTAGCAACTTTTAAGCTCGTTGTGGCTAAAATTTATGTTGAGGATTATAGGTAGAAAGTTGCGTCTTATCACTTGGATGCACTTGCAATATTTTGCTAATGGTATGTCTCTACTTATAGGTTCTTGTTACCAGGATTTTGCCACCTTTCAGCTGAGGACATCCCTCGGAGGATCTTAATTTCGCACGGGTTTCATGTTTTGCTTCTTCGTTATTTTACACAACAGTGGGAAGTCTTCAGTTCTTCCCAAAATTCACTGATTTTGCCAGATGATGCAGAGATGAGTCTTCGAACGGCCTGTGGAATTTTTCTAAACCTTGTGGTGACAGAGCCTGCATTGATCAGGTATTCAGTATTacaagaccccaacatttgctagggtACCAAACAGGAACcccaatatttttttaatttgtacAACTGTAAGGAAAAGAATACTGTGCACCAGaagtgattccatgcacaaatagggatattgtttaccaaaacaaactttattagtaACACAGTTTTAAACTACTATAACAGCAGAGAAATATAGCTTATAGTTACCagtttaaacaatgcttaacaataaaatgaaatactttaacttctaactgataccttatttatctccaatcaagcaaaacccatcaccgGTCAAAAACCTCTTTTTAAATGGGGTTAGCAAATACATGATTATTTGCCAATCTTTGGACAGAGAGATCTTTTGAGAGACtacttgaagagagagagagatcctgttaGTTTAGTGCTGAATCTCTGACCGCCTTCTGCAGAAACTGCTGTTCAGCTCACAGCCAAAACTAAAACTCTGCCTGCTACAACcctgctcctcccattaattacatcatccccattccactcaaatcccatgacctacttgctaagtttaaacacaatgggctggattctccgccgacgggatgctccgttttgtcggcagcctgggggtttcctgacggcgtggggctgccccacaatgggaaaccccattgaccagccagcgtaatggagcatcccgccggcggggtgaaacagaaatgcggtgtggcgggacagagaatccagtccattagGCCCCTCATTGTGAACATAAGCATAGCTTTTACGACATTTTAATTGCACCTTCTGCATCCACAAAGTTTGGCCGTCTTTCAAAccgggatttttaaaaaatgttactgCAGCAGATGCATATATCCCCTAATCtaggcttttaaaaacattactgcaggagatacatataatacaatatatataccaattttGTACATTCATCACATCAGCACCTCACCCTGGTCAGGAGGGTCACAATATTTAGTATATAATTGTTTAGGCTACTTTGGTAGGGCTGTGGGaacctgagggtgaattcagatggGACAAAATCAGAAATGGAAAAGGAAGGCAGAAGGTTACTGAATGGAATCTAATTGGAAAAAACAGTTTGGTAGTGCTCAAGACTTCAATGCAAGGAATATTGCAAAAACGCAGATGAGCTCAGGGCATAGGTAGCAACTTAGCAGTACCATATTATAGCTATTGCAGAAGATTGGCTTAAAGCGAGACTGGAATGGCAGCTCAAAGTTCCTGTTTACAAGCCTTTCAGCCGAGATAGAGGGGGTGATGACACTTTTGGTCAAATAAACAATTACATCTGAGAGGAAGGATTATACGTTAGAAGCAACATCAAATGAGGCCATATGGATGGAGCtaaggaacaaagaaatgtccgTCTAGTTACTGGGAGTGTACCGTAAACCCCCAAAACAGAAGGAGATggaagagcaaatatgtaggcaaatCTGAGAAGTGCAAAAACAATAGGGCAGTAATAGGGTATTTTAACTACCCCAATATTAACGGGGATAATTTTAGTGTGAAAGAATTGGAGTGAACAGAATTCTTGAGGTCTGTACAGGAGAATTTTATGGTCAGCATATAATATACCCAAGAAGAGAGATGCAGCTCTGGACTTGATTTTAGGAAATGAAGCTGTGCAGGTTCAGTTAGTTTTAACATAATTATGGAAAATGGCTAAGATAGAACAGGAGTTCAAATTCTAGACTGGGGTATGGACAATTTTACTAGAGTGAGGAGTGGTTTAGCAATAGTGGAGTGGAAATAGCTACTTGAAGGTAAATTATAGAATGTACAAAAATGAGCCATCCAGCCTAGTCCCACTTAACCAGCATCTGGTCTATAGCCCTGCacattacagcacttaaggtgcatacACAGACACCTTTTTAAATGAGTTGTGTTCCAGCCTCTAttcccctttcaggcagtgagttccagagccCCATGACCCTCTTGGTGAAAAATCAATGTTAGAACAGTGGGAGGAGTTCAAAGGGGTGGTTCAGGTAAGCATGTTGCCACAAAGAAAAAGGGTGGATTAGTCAAATCTAGAGCCTGTTGATATCAAGAAACATACAGGTCAAGATCAGGCAGAAAAGGAAAGTTTTCTGACAGACACTGAGAACTCAATACTTAGAAAGCTAAGAGGAGTTCGGAAGGGCAGAggtgcaattaggaaagcaaagaataTTGGCAAGTGAAATTAAGGAGAACCCAAAGATGTTTCATCAattcacgcaccccccccccccccccccaaaaaaaaacctggCAAGGCTGCCCCTCCCTGCCTGAACCCAGGCAccctgcactgccagcctggcactgccaagggtccaaATGCCAGAGAGAACCAGGATGTTccgttgactctctctctctctctctctctctcgagacaTTTCGAGAGTTTCAAATTTtatgagaggcctcttgtgagatccaACGAATTTGGCCTGACACCAAGTTAGGTGCGATGAGGCTGCTGTGATGGTCAGACCTGGAGTGGGAGGATAGTGGAGCTATTTCACCCCTCAGGTGGTCAGAACAACAGGTTTAAAGGTCGTACAGAGTTCGAAGAAGGTAATGGGTAGCAGGGTGAGAGGGTAAAAAGGTAAGTCTGATCGCAAGGGAGAAGGAGGAGATTAAATGTAAAAAGGAATGAAGATGTAATGGAAAATGCAAAAGATGGGTCTCAAGGAGGGGTAAATGGGAAAAGCAAAATCATTGCCAGCTGTCAACGACAAAGAAACAACTGACAAAACTATGGTTATGATCTAAATTATTGATCTTGATGTCGGTCTTAatatgcacggtggcacagtggttagcactgctgcctcagcacctgggatccgggttcaattccaatcttgggtgactgtctgtctggaatttacactttctccccatgtctggtgctccggtttcctcccacagtccaaagctgcgcagtttatatggattggccatgctaaatttccccttggtgtccaaaaggttgcgtggggtggggagtgggacaaGGTACAGAGAGGGTcgttgcaggctcgatgggtcgaatggcttccttctgcactgtagggattccaagatATAGAGCCAAGGGGTAACTATGGAAAGAGTAGGGCACATAAAAGACCAAAAAGCTAATGTGTGTGGGGGCGAGAGACGTGGGTATAGTTCTTCATGAATACTTTGCGTCTGTCTTCAAAAAAAGAGGAGGAGGATGCTGACATTATAGTTtaggaggagtgtgaaatattgaATGTGACGAACATCAGGAGAGAGGAAGTATTAAGGGGACTAACATCCCTGAAAGCTGATAAATcatcagggccagatgaaatgtacccCAAGTTGCTAAAATAAGCCAGGAGGAAATTGCCGATGCGCTGAGCactattttccaatcctcactgaaTGTAGGTGTGGTGCAGGAGGATCGGAATACTGCTAACCTTGTACCTTTGTTTAAAAATGGAGTGAGGGATAGAGCAAATAATTACAGGTCTGTCAGTCTAACCTTGATAGTGGTCAAATGATTGTGATCTATTCTGAGCGACGGATAAACTGTCAGTTAGAAAGGCACAGAGTAATTGACGTCAGTCAGCGTGAATTTGTTAAGTGATGATTGTGTCGATTTAATTTTTGAGGAGGCAAGAAAAAGGAttaatgagggtagagcagttgatatggtcgtgatagcaaggcttttgacaagatcccacatggcagactggtttaAAAAACAAGCCATAGGATCCAGGGAGATCCAACGAGCtggatacaaaattagctgagTGGCGGGTGTTTTTGTGATTTGAAGGTTGTTTCCAATGGGATTCCGCAGGGCTCAGTTCTAGATCCTTTGCTCCTGTGGTATATATTTACAATTTGGACTTGTATGCATTTGGTTTGGGGAGGTCAAACAAGGCCACAGAATACATTGTAAATTGCAGTATACAGAGGTGTCGAGGAAGTGAGGGACcttggcgtgcatgtccacagatccataAAGGTCGCAGGACAGGTTGATAGGTAgttaaggtggcagatggaatactttCAATTATTAACCAAAgtgtagaatataagagcaaggaggttatgctggagtaTAAAGTATTACTTAGGCCACAACTTGAGTGCTGCATGCTGTTCTGCCCATTTCATTCTAGAAAAAATGGAATTGCAATAGAGTGTACAGAGGAGATGTAGAACGATGTGGCCAATACTGGAAAACTCAGCTGTGTGCAAaggttggttaggctggggttgcttTCATagacatagaaattacagtgcagaaggaggccattcggcccatcgagcgcaccggctcttggaaagagcattatacttaagcccatgcctccaccctatccctgtaacccagtaaccccacctaacttttttggacactaagggcaatttatcatagccaatccacctaatccgcccaacctgcatatctttggattgtgggaggaaaccagagcacccagaggaaatccacgcagaaacggggagagcctgcagactgcacacagacagtgcccaagctgtgaatcgaccctggagctgtgaagcaactgtgctaccgggctgcccttgGAACAGTGGAGGCTGAAGGGAGATTTGATTGAAGTATATACAGGGTTGTGAGGGACCTTgttagagtggatgggaaggactTATATCCTTAAGTAAAGAGGTGGctgaccaaggggcatagatttaatttGATTGGTAGCAGGATTAGAGGGGAGATAAGGAAATATCTTTTTTAACCTGGAGGATgataggaatctgaaaccctcagcCTGAAAGGGGAGTAGAGGCAGAAGCCCTCAACTCATTTAATAGGTGCCTGGATATGCACCTGAACTCCCGTAACCTCCAAGGCCAAGAACCAAGTGCGGAAAATGGATTTAGGCTGGTGGACCTTTTCTTTGGTTGGCGCAGACataatggacagaatggcctccttctgtgccttatATTTTTCTAAATATCTGAAAAGTAAGAATGTGAGGTGAGCACGGGAGAGTGGCAGTACATGAATGGCTCCTTGGAAGAGCCTGCATAAACACAGTGGGTTGAATGACCTGTGTTTtaatgattctatgaatataatGTAGATTCAGTAGAAATGGGTAGAATTCCATGTCAGAAAGCCAATAGAAGGAACTTGGGTCTGCCTGGTTGAAATGTCCACTGGACTACCAAAATAGGTTTCCTTTTAATTTGATACAAGCCACAATATTGATGACTAGTTTAAAATGTTATGTTTGCCAGAGTGGGAAGATAGGAGAGAGAAGGTTTTAATTTTATATGAAATGTATTTGGGAGTAATTGCAGTTGCAGTTTATGTACAAAAGTAAGCTGCTGCAAATTGGTTGTTTTTAAGTTTGGTGCTAGAGCTGATCAAATTGTGCTTATTAAGCTCCATCAGCAGCTGGAAAACGTCTCTCACAGACCCATTGCTATAGCTACATTTAATTTTTTTCCATTTCATCCGGCAAAAGGCACAGGCTCTGGACCAAGTTCCAGGATGGGCAACAGCAATGCTCCTCTGGTTGGGCAGGCACATGTACTTTGGATATGTTTTCCCTGTCCAGTGTTTGGGCAGAAACAAGCCAGGAAAATCAACCTCTTTGAGTTTAATGCTGAGACAATGCAAGAGACAGATTTGTTAGTATAGTGACATTTTGTTTTAATTACTCCAACCATGAATGCCCTGTCTGTGATACTGGTTATTGATGGTACAAACATGGATTATAAATATCCCAGGGCTGGTGAGGTCTGTTTCACTGTTACCATTCCTTTTTTTttctaaacattttattgaggtatttatggttttacaacaacaaaataaacaatgtatatgaatttataaacatcgtgcaaacgctgtcttcctcccttacaggtcccacctttactaatccCCAACTCTAAATTAAGCTAACCCccagctctttcccccccccccccccccccccaaccccactttctgctgacggttaattttccagaaagaagtcgacaaacggctgccacctccgggcgaaccctaacattgaccccctcaaggcgaacttgattttttttttcctagcagagaaagctagccatgtcagatagccagatctccaattttgggggctttgagtacctcaaagctaataatatccgtctccgggctaccagtgaagcaaagcctagaacgtctgcctctttctcctcctggatttccggatcttccgacactccgaaaatcgccacctcttgaCTAGGTGCCACCTTTGTTTTTAAcactggacatgacatccgcaaaccctgccagaatcccctcagctttgggcatgtccaaaacacgtggacatggttcgctggccctcccgcacaccttgcacacctgtcttctaccccaaagaacctgcttccaaagatgtgcgggttaggtggattggccatgctaaattggccatagtgtccaaaattgttgggtggggttactgggttatggggatagggtggaggtgtggaccttgggtggggtgctctttccaagagccggtgcagactcgatgggccgaatggcctgcttctgcactgtaaattctatgattctatgctcatccaggccactgtcatgtgagcccagtgaaagacttgaattgtatcaggctgagcctggcacatgttgtggatgcgttgactctactcaacgcttctgcccagagaccatcctctatctctcctcccaactcctcctcccacttgcgcttcagctcctccgtctgcatctcctctgaccccatgagttccttgtaaatgtcagagaccctcccttctcccacccacactctcaaaactaccctgccctgtatcccccttggtggtatgtgcgggaaggttgaaacatgcctgcgtaggaagtcccgcacctgcatttgtttcctctcgccaatccaaatttctcctccagctccctcaggctaggaaagctcccctctataaacatatccccaatcctctcaatccctgctctctgccatctccgaaaccctcc is a window from the Scyliorhinus torazame isolate Kashiwa2021f chromosome 1, sScyTor2.1, whole genome shotgun sequence genome containing:
- the ncdn gene encoding LOW QUALITY PROTEIN: neurochondrin (The sequence of the model RefSeq protein was modified relative to this genomic sequence to represent the inferred CDS: deleted 1 base in 1 codon), yielding MHAGDGDWLMLVGLRVHCLPDAGEVRVRIALMASNSEHPYGTEDGARNKALEQCLQVLQDAKNDSEQFAALLLVTKVVKAGEIDAGTRRRIFDAIGFSFPNRLLVTKESPHGCPSQIFRALGMTLLACFSTNPELVTHPQILNKIPIFNEIISSEMDTGADVATFTSMIDDCYQCLHAISAHPQGQRHLVTQGTVSALCQAYLNQSHGHEQALCLLVSLLIAMENKCWKTCKLDLLKVLIKLSEQFATEEDNRKFKLCNVLQHFLPAVPILTEDPSLTACLKNFHTGLFSILSSKLSISQRDPALKLAGLLLTVYGSDWILAENTETRSKFLALMVNLACVEVRICLEDPDLDAANSKPDVITACYSIIEFGMMVCVLGDKVCLTEAESNQLVQIMVEAFGAVIGYFKQVTEEQLWSPFLFASVRILGAWMAEETYALRQEICDVLPFLIRYAQMLFECPIKSDDLDNQVKGLSLADSSEATTWPKDALRFLLPGFCHLSAEDIPRRILISHGFHVLLLRYFTQQWEVFSSSQNSLILPDDAEMSLRTACGIFLNLVVTEPALIRQEECFSSLLSLLMESLQSLLYSQRHLILAANFTTLGLMMSRILAGTPVLQGTTVSRGFFRGTIHFLSKAHTTQLEEVVDRTQIVVTERYQEAWEQISELWFLGMQAFGSCIPLLPWLPQSVIESEWLSDIFDLLSKASPVTVEFDLVAAFQCVLTELAKNSKPCKDIILLNNGEEKANLYGMSALGQCLC